Proteins encoded within one genomic window of Spirulina major PCC 6313:
- a CDS encoding L,D-transpeptidase: MKGRDRWPMGIILGSLLLAGWPAVGWAMPEIVISAGVDIPGLGRGESFLPTAERLVLRLSDRRVDYYHGETLIVSYPVAVGRSGWETPTGEFHVRQKVANPTWQHPFTNAIVPPGPDNPLGARWIGFWTDGTNAIGFHGTPDESLIGQAVSHGCVRMRNADIEALFAAVTLGTPVIVEP, from the coding sequence ATGAAGGGGCGCGATCGCTGGCCGATGGGGATCATTTTGGGGAGTTTACTGCTGGCGGGTTGGCCGGCGGTGGGTTGGGCGATGCCGGAAATTGTGATCTCGGCGGGGGTGGATATTCCGGGGCTGGGCCGGGGGGAATCCTTTTTACCAACGGCAGAGCGGCTGGTGTTGCGACTGAGCGATCGCCGTGTGGACTACTACCACGGCGAAACCCTGATCGTGTCCTATCCTGTTGCCGTCGGGCGCTCAGGCTGGGAAACCCCTACGGGGGAATTTCACGTCCGCCAAAAGGTGGCGAACCCCACCTGGCAGCATCCGTTTACCAATGCGATCGTGCCGCCGGGGCCGGATAATCCGTTGGGGGCGCGGTGGATCGGGTTTTGGACGGATGGGACGAATGCGATCGGCTTCCATGGCACGCCGGACGAGTCGCTCATTGGTCAAGCGGTGTCCCATGGCTGTGTGCGGATGCGGAATGCGGATATTGAGGCGTTGTTTGCAGCGGTGACGCTGGGCACACCGGTGATCGTGGAACCGTGA
- a CDS encoding patatin-like phospholipase family protein, protein MAFKILCLDGGGMRGVLSAQLLALIEAELLQQTGKRIHDYFDLIAGTSTGAILAAGLALGTSSEQMMQLYLQKGRRIFPYQGYWGYFAPQRLPLVLQHGLSAPKFSHAGLESVLKEQYGQRTLADLQRQTPKLLITAYDTMLRHPVIFKSWEAAWYSQSKVWEAVICSASAPTFFPSYPLQANGYSCSLVDGGVGANNPSTCAIVAALKLGYALKDLRILSIGTGESTTGYPYKDTKHWGLAQWGKRIADVLMDAPQDVMEETAQQVVTLGDRYPNHYIRLQPKLTADSLHQWLDPEHLAQLRRDLKGKRLQVCEDIDDASPENMQILQALATGYFHNQTLRIPTSYHQTREITITEALQAWVSSVVLSERDGFAMEEWR, encoded by the coding sequence ATGGCCTTTAAAATACTTTGTCTTGATGGGGGAGGGATGCGCGGCGTGCTGTCCGCCCAGCTTTTAGCCTTGATCGAAGCAGAATTGCTCCAACAAACCGGCAAGCGCATCCATGATTACTTTGACCTGATCGCCGGAACCTCCACGGGGGCAATCCTTGCGGCAGGTCTCGCCCTGGGGACAAGCAGCGAACAGATGATGCAGCTTTATCTGCAAAAAGGGCGGCGGATTTTTCCCTATCAGGGCTATTGGGGCTATTTCGCGCCCCAACGCTTGCCCTTAGTCTTGCAACATGGCTTGTCGGCCCCCAAATTTTCCCACGCGGGCCTAGAATCTGTCCTCAAAGAACAATACGGCCAGCGCACTCTCGCGGATCTGCAACGCCAGACCCCCAAACTCCTGATCACCGCCTACGATACGATGCTACGTCACCCCGTGATTTTTAAAAGTTGGGAAGCGGCGTGGTATTCCCAGAGCAAGGTGTGGGAGGCGGTGATTTGTTCGGCTTCGGCTCCGACATTTTTTCCCTCCTATCCACTTCAGGCCAATGGTTACAGTTGCTCCCTGGTGGATGGGGGCGTGGGGGCGAATAATCCGAGTACCTGTGCGATCGTGGCGGCGTTAAAGCTGGGCTATGCCCTCAAAGATTTGCGGATTTTATCGATTGGGACGGGGGAAAGTACGACGGGCTATCCCTACAAAGATACGAAACATTGGGGGCTGGCCCAGTGGGGAAAACGGATTGCCGATGTGCTGATGGATGCGCCCCAGGATGTGATGGAAGAGACGGCGCAGCAGGTGGTGACCTTGGGCGATCGCTATCCGAACCACTACATCCGCCTTCAGCCGAAACTCACCGCCGACAGTCTGCACCAATGGCTCGACCCCGAACACCTTGCCCAACTTCGCCGCGATCTCAAGGGCAAACGCCTCCAAGTCTGCGAAGATATTGATGATGCGAGTCCGGAAAATATGCAAATTTTACAGGCCCTCGCCACGGGCTATTTTCACAATCAAACCCTCCGCATCCCGACTTCGTACCACCAAACCCGCGAAATCACGATCACCGAAGCCCTGCAAGCCTGGGTGAGTAGTGTGGTGTTGTCAGAGCGGGATGGGTTTGCAATGGAGGAGTGGCGATGA
- a CDS encoding Uma2 family endonuclease, whose translation MTPTTAAPLSLEAFLETADLETSSAWEYIDGAAHQKPMPQPHHSRLQLKLATAINHSAESLAIAAAFPELRCTFGGRSLVPDIAVLRWANIPFTPTGELNTAAILTPPDWTIEILSPGQSTTKVMSNILFCLAAGSELGWLIDPGDRAVLTLHPPQQITIYRDDQPLPTLSDLALDLTVNQLFQWLTLGR comes from the coding sequence ATGACCCCCACCACTGCCGCCCCCCTCAGCCTCGAAGCGTTCCTAGAAACCGCCGACCTTGAAACATCCTCCGCGTGGGAATATATCGACGGCGCAGCCCATCAAAAACCGATGCCCCAACCCCACCATTCCCGGCTGCAACTCAAACTCGCCACCGCCATCAACCACAGCGCCGAATCGTTAGCCATTGCCGCCGCCTTTCCAGAACTGCGCTGCACCTTCGGGGGGCGCTCCCTCGTTCCGGATATTGCCGTGCTGCGGTGGGCAAACATCCCCTTCACCCCCACAGGTGAACTCAATACCGCCGCCATTCTCACCCCTCCAGATTGGACGATCGAAATCCTCTCCCCCGGCCAATCCACCACCAAAGTGATGAGTAATATCCTCTTCTGTCTGGCCGCCGGAAGTGAATTAGGGTGGCTCATTGACCCCGGCGATCGCGCCGTTCTCACGCTTCATCCGCCCCAACAGATCACCATCTACCGCGACGATCAACCCCTCCCCACCCTCTCCGATCTTGCGCTCGACCTCACGGTGAACCAACTCTTTCAATGGCTCACGTTGGGTCGCTAG
- a CDS encoding nucleotidyltransferase family protein: MNLKEKLQQKRADIFNLAIKYGAYNIRIFGSVARGEADAESDIDFLVELEKGRSLLDLGGLLMELQDLLECPVDVVTEQGLRSRIRHQVLQEAIPL, from the coding sequence ATGAACCTTAAAGAAAAATTACAACAAAAACGCGCAGACATTTTCAACCTAGCCATCAAATATGGCGCATATAATATCCGCATCTTTGGCTCCGTTGCCAGAGGTGAAGCTGATGCCGAGAGTGATATTGACTTTTTAGTTGAACTAGAAAAAGGACGCAGCTTACTCGATTTAGGCGGCTTACTCATGGAATTACAAGACCTGCTTGAATGTCCCGTTGATGTTGTCACCGAGCAGGGACTCCGTAGCAGGATTCGTCACCAGGTTCTTCAGGAAGCTATCCCCCTATGA
- a CDS encoding Eco57I restriction-modification methylase domain-containing protein: protein MLNRSRAQRYLTGFEFEALFLEELGWDRVDGPGLPLALEAETFEVIPIAQKRGFVVYQCIRAEMPAPKQRKQLASRLKEYSQAHLLVFGDGGRTAQDWLWLKPEPGQRAKVRSQSYRVGQSAEPLLQKLEALVIDWNEEDQLTHVDVTQKVKKGFDIEAVTKQFFQDFEGLHADFCGQMEGIGAIADRRWYGSVLLNRLMFVYFLQRRYFLDRGNANYLQDKLQGCQAQGENFYGFLKDLFFEGFAKPEYERNPAIRQQLGKICYLNGGLFLRHPIEEKYPDITIKDEAFQAVFNLFARYSWHLDDRPDKDPLEINPDVLGYIFEKYINQKEFGAYYTRPEITEYLCDRTIKTLIRERLGCEDVVYAALTPEECERLLVEILPGLTLLDPACGSGAFLVAAMKTLIAVYEGVVARVQRFDPTEKIGVWLQEVARHPSLEYYVKKRIITDNLYGVDIMEEATEIAKLRLFLALVAAAKRVEDLEPLPNIDFNIMAGNSLIGLIRVDGEGFDRLGGGRQFGHDPTQKNLLGPTAIQGNLLSGLAASEYEAILKDKNKSIALYKKHAFQAVDEDLPQETRLLQLRNHIEKLNQASQAKLNKLLLDEFGQNLGIQYEEAQLTGKAKKRLLDIADIEALKPFHWGYHFDAVFKRGGFDAIIANPPWEVFKPNAKEFFAKYSDLVTKKKMDIKAFQKAKKKLLEDPEIAQAWNDYQSQFPHVSAYYRSSEDYANQISIVNGRKAGTDINLYKLFLERCFKLLRPRGRCGIILPAGIYTDLGSKQLREMLFSQCQLDSLFGLSNEKFIFESVHHAFKFSLLAFQKGNYTEGFDGVFRINPREAIRPSELGDFLYDKDEKIHLSVSLVRRLSPDSLSVMEFKQPIDIVIAEKMLKFPLLGEKIEGKWNLKLTREFDMTNDSHLFKPEPAPGRLPLYEGKMIHQFNHQFAQPRYWVDEQEGRKAVLGKKAVDQGQKLDYQGYRLGFRDVASSTNERTMISTILPPKIFTGNTLITSMNFLDHRELILVSAILDSFIVDSILRQKVTAHCNMFYVYATPIPRLQAGDSWFGEICDRAAQLICTTPEFDDLAAAVGLGSHQNGSTNPAHRAQLRAELDGIIAHLYGLTEAEFSHILSTFPIVPDDTKTAALNAYRAQSKPQKNSGSDN from the coding sequence ATGTTGAATCGCAGTCGGGCGCAACGGTATTTAACGGGGTTTGAGTTTGAGGCCCTGTTTTTGGAGGAATTGGGATGGGATCGGGTGGATGGGCCGGGGTTGCCGCTGGCACTGGAGGCGGAAACCTTCGAGGTCATCCCGATCGCGCAAAAACGCGGTTTTGTGGTGTATCAGTGCATCCGGGCTGAGATGCCCGCGCCGAAGCAACGGAAACAACTGGCGAGCCGCCTCAAGGAATACAGTCAGGCGCATTTGTTGGTGTTTGGGGATGGGGGGCGGACGGCTCAGGATTGGCTGTGGTTGAAGCCGGAACCGGGGCAGCGGGCCAAGGTGCGATCGCAGTCCTATCGCGTCGGCCAAAGTGCGGAGCCGTTGCTGCAAAAGTTAGAGGCGTTGGTGATTGATTGGAACGAGGAAGACCAGTTAACCCATGTGGATGTGACCCAAAAGGTGAAAAAAGGGTTTGACATTGAAGCGGTTACGAAGCAGTTTTTTCAAGATTTTGAGGGGTTGCACGCTGATTTTTGTGGCCAGATGGAGGGGATTGGCGCGATCGCAGATCGGCGGTGGTATGGTTCGGTGTTGCTCAATCGGTTGATGTTTGTCTATTTTTTGCAGCGTCGCTATTTTCTCGATCGGGGCAATGCGAACTATTTACAGGACAAATTACAGGGGTGTCAGGCGCAGGGTGAGAATTTCTACGGGTTTTTGAAGGATTTATTTTTTGAAGGGTTTGCGAAACCGGAGTATGAGCGCAACCCGGCTATTCGCCAGCAGTTAGGCAAAATTTGTTATTTGAATGGCGGTTTATTTTTGCGGCATCCCATTGAGGAAAAATATCCCGATATTACGATCAAGGATGAAGCGTTTCAGGCGGTGTTTAATTTGTTTGCGCGGTATTCCTGGCATTTGGACGATCGCCCGGATAAAGACCCGCTGGAAATTAACCCGGATGTGTTGGGCTATATTTTCGAGAAATATATTAACCAAAAGGAGTTTGGAGCCTACTACACGCGCCCGGAAATCACGGAATATCTCTGCGATCGCACGATTAAAACCTTAATTCGGGAGCGGTTGGGCTGTGAGGATGTGGTGTATGCGGCGTTAACTCCGGAGGAGTGTGAGCGGTTATTGGTGGAGATTTTGCCGGGATTAACGTTGCTCGATCCGGCCTGTGGATCGGGGGCGTTTTTGGTGGCGGCGATGAAGACGTTAATCGCGGTTTACGAGGGTGTGGTGGCGCGGGTGCAGCGGTTTGACCCGACGGAAAAAATCGGGGTTTGGTTACAGGAGGTGGCTCGGCATCCGTCGTTAGAATATTACGTGAAGAAGCGGATTATTACGGACAATCTCTATGGTGTGGACATCATGGAGGAGGCGACGGAAATCGCGAAGTTGCGGTTATTTTTGGCGTTGGTGGCGGCGGCGAAACGGGTGGAAGATTTGGAGCCGTTGCCGAATATTGATTTTAATATTATGGCGGGTAATTCGTTGATCGGGTTGATTCGGGTTGATGGGGAGGGGTTCGATCGTTTGGGGGGTGGGCGACAGTTTGGCCACGATCCAACGCAGAAAAATCTATTGGGGCCGACGGCAATCCAGGGGAATTTATTGTCAGGGTTGGCGGCTTCGGAATATGAGGCGATTTTAAAGGACAAAAACAAAAGTATTGCGCTGTACAAAAAACACGCTTTTCAGGCGGTGGATGAAGATTTGCCACAGGAAACGCGCTTGTTGCAGTTACGAAATCACATCGAGAAGTTAAATCAAGCGTCGCAGGCTAAATTAAATAAACTGTTATTAGATGAATTTGGTCAAAATCTGGGGATTCAGTATGAGGAGGCGCAGTTAACGGGGAAGGCGAAAAAGCGGTTATTAGACATTGCAGATATTGAGGCGTTGAAGCCGTTTCACTGGGGCTATCATTTTGATGCGGTGTTTAAGCGGGGCGGGTTTGATGCGATTATTGCTAATCCACCCTGGGAGGTGTTTAAACCCAATGCGAAGGAATTTTTCGCCAAATATAGCGACTTGGTAACGAAGAAAAAGATGGATATCAAGGCGTTTCAAAAGGCAAAGAAAAAGCTTTTAGAAGATCCAGAGATTGCCCAGGCTTGGAATGACTACCAGAGCCAATTTCCCCACGTTAGTGCCTATTATCGTTCGTCGGAAGATTATGCAAATCAGATTTCAATTGTCAACGGTCGCAAAGCCGGGACGGATATCAATCTTTATAAGTTATTTTTAGAGCGTTGTTTTAAACTATTGCGACCGCGTGGACGCTGTGGGATTATTTTGCCCGCAGGCATTTATACGGATCTTGGTTCAAAGCAGCTTCGAGAAATGCTATTTTCTCAATGTCAACTAGATAGCTTGTTTGGACTATCTAATGAAAAATTTATTTTTGAATCAGTTCATCACGCTTTCAAGTTTTCTTTATTAGCATTTCAAAAGGGAAATTATACTGAAGGGTTTGATGGCGTTTTTCGTATTAACCCACGAGAAGCGATCAGACCTAGCGAATTGGGTGATTTTCTTTATGATAAAGATGAAAAAATTCACTTATCAGTTTCGCTTGTGCGTCGCTTGTCACCAGATTCGCTGTCTGTGATGGAGTTTAAGCAGCCGATTGATATTGTCATTGCTGAAAAAATGCTGAAATTTCCCCTCTTGGGCGAAAAAATCGAGGGCAAATGGAATCTAAAACTAACCCGTGAATTTGATATGACGAATGATAGTCATCTTTTCAAACCTGAACCTGCACCGGGACGGCTCCCCCTCTACGAAGGCAAAATGATCCACCAATTTAATCATCAATTTGCCCAGCCGCGCTATTGGGTTGATGAACAGGAAGGACGCAAGGCAGTTTTAGGAAAAAAAGCAGTTGATCAGGGGCAAAAATTGGATTATCAAGGCTATCGCTTAGGCTTTCGAGATGTTGCTTCTAGCACCAATGAGCGAACAATGATTTCAACAATTTTACCGCCTAAGATTTTCACAGGTAATACATTAATTACATCTATGAATTTTCTTGATCATCGAGAATTAATTCTAGTATCTGCCATTTTAGATAGCTTTATAGTTGATTCTATATTGAGACAAAAAGTGACGGCTCATTGCAATATGTTTTATGTTTACGCAACACCAATCCCTCGCCTCCAAGCAGGTGATTCGTGGTTTGGGGAGATTTGCGATCGCGCTGCGCAATTGATTTGTACCACCCCGGAATTTGATGACCTAGCCGCCGCCGTTGGTCTCGGTTCCCACCAGAACGGCAGCACCAACCCCGCTCACCGCGCCCAACTCCGCGCCGAACTCGACGGCATCATCGCCCATTTGTATGGCTTAACCGAAGCAGAATTTAGCCACATCCTCAGCACCTTCCCCATCGTCCCCGACGACACCAAAACAGCCGCATTAAATGCCTATCGAGCACAAAGCAAACCACAAAAAAACTCAGGAAGTGATAATTGA
- a CDS encoding helicase-related protein produces MSSIYDNIEQPLLPELRAYLKQAYRADFCVGYFNLRGWQQLDRDIEPFEGGERTCRLLVGMYRLPSDVLRRDLAIGLKPDRIDRGQAIALKARMAEEFRRQLTYGAPTVADEAGLKRLRSQLLTGKLQVKLFLRHPLHAKLYLIYRDDRATPILGYVGSSNLTFSGLRSQGELNVEVVDRDDTQKLEQWFVERWEDNFCLDITAELADIIDRSWAGRSLKPYYIYLKMAYHLSQEARDGLSQYRAPTGFGLLSFQEAAVQVAAKKLNSRGGVIIGDVVGLGKTLVGTAIAYLYQEDHGTSTLIICPKNLEKMWQGYIDRYGLAAKVVPLSRVVQELPNIPARFRLVLIDESHNLRNTDGKRYQAIKDYIETSGSRCILLTATPYNKTYLDLSAQLRLFLHSDADLGIKPEAYVRTLGGEMEFRRKHSATPVRSLLAFEHSTEPEDWQQLMSRYMVRRTRSFIKKTYGHQDGERSYLQFPNGDRAYFPRRRPRTVRFTMGDPHTDSYSRLYGDRVVDVINALRLPRYGLGQYIAPEPNPPANPPEAQQLANLSHAGQRLMGFCRTNLFKRLESSGAAFLQSIERHLLRNEVYLYAIAHDLPLPIGSQDAALLDTQDADPDALLQQDWEDESEVEDRDSQLGSPFGQRAAAIYDRYREQYPQRFKWLRANLFGPQLAEHLADDAQALRSILNLAGEWNPATDRKLAALVNVLQGQHPNEKVLIFTQFADTAKYLGEALANQGIERLAVATGQSSDPTALAWRFSPVSNQRPIAPQEQIRVLIATDVLSEGQNLQDCAIILNYDLPWAIIRLIQRAGRVDRIGQEAVDIMCYSFLPADGVERLINLRGRLRDRLQENQDVVGTDEAFFEDEQSREMLLNLYHERSGVLDEEDEDGEVDLTSEALQIWQSAIAANPRLKAEIEALPDVVYATRPHEPTGLDPEGVLLYLRTNSGTDALAWVDRHGNSVTQSQMRILRMARCSLDTPPLPRDRDHHELVKRGGELITEQSKTLPGTLGNPRSAAARTYNRLLAYSQHRRETEPLFTQGKEWETLERAIEGIHQYPLKQQAIARLKRELRSGISNEQLAHLVRVLWEENLLCVMDTEEQQPGAQVICSLGLFRG; encoded by the coding sequence ATGTCAAGCATTTACGACAATATTGAACAGCCCCTCTTGCCGGAATTACGAGCCTATCTGAAGCAGGCCTATCGGGCGGATTTTTGCGTGGGCTACTTTAACCTGCGGGGCTGGCAACAGCTTGACCGGGATATTGAACCGTTTGAGGGGGGCGAGCGCACCTGTCGCTTGTTGGTGGGGATGTATCGCCTGCCGAGCGATGTGCTCCGGCGGGATTTAGCCATTGGTTTAAAGCCGGATCGAATCGATCGGGGGCAGGCGATCGCCTTGAAAGCGCGGATGGCTGAGGAATTTCGGCGGCAACTGACCTATGGTGCGCCCACGGTGGCCGATGAAGCGGGGTTAAAACGACTGCGATCGCAACTTCTCACCGGTAAACTCCAGGTTAAACTTTTCCTGCGCCATCCCCTCCACGCCAAGCTGTATCTGATTTATCGCGACGATCGCGCCACGCCGATCCTTGGCTATGTGGGCAGCAGTAACCTCACCTTTTCCGGGTTGAGATCCCAAGGGGAACTGAATGTGGAAGTGGTGGATCGTGATGATACCCAAAAGCTCGAACAATGGTTTGTCGAGCGGTGGGAGGATAATTTTTGTCTGGATATTACCGCAGAACTGGCAGACATCATCGATCGCAGTTGGGCGGGGCGATCGCTCAAACCCTACTATATTTATCTCAAAATGGCCTATCACCTCTCCCAGGAAGCACGGGACGGTCTGAGCCAATACCGCGCCCCCACTGGGTTTGGTCTGTTGTCTTTTCAGGAAGCAGCGGTACAGGTGGCGGCAAAAAAGTTAAACAGTCGCGGCGGGGTGATCATTGGTGACGTGGTGGGATTAGGAAAAACTTTAGTGGGGACAGCGATCGCCTATCTCTATCAAGAAGACCACGGCACGAGCACGCTGATCATCTGTCCTAAAAATTTAGAAAAAATGTGGCAGGGCTATATAGATCGCTACGGTCTTGCGGCCAAGGTGGTTCCCCTCAGTCGTGTTGTTCAAGAGTTACCCAATATTCCCGCCCGTTTCCGTCTGGTGTTGATTGATGAAAGCCACAACCTCCGCAACACCGACGGCAAACGCTACCAAGCGATCAAAGACTATATCGAAACCAGCGGCAGCCGCTGCATCTTACTCACCGCCACGCCCTACAACAAAACCTATCTTGATCTCTCGGCTCAGTTACGGCTTTTTCTGCATTCTGATGCAGATTTAGGGATTAAACCCGAAGCCTATGTGCGCACCTTGGGCGGTGAAATGGAGTTTCGGCGTAAACATTCCGCTACACCCGTCCGATCGCTCCTCGCCTTTGAGCACAGTACCGAGCCGGAAGATTGGCAACAACTGATGAGCCGCTACATGGTGCGCCGGACGCGCAGCTTCATCAAAAAAACCTATGGCCATCAGGACGGAGAACGGTCGTATCTCCAATTTCCCAACGGCGATCGCGCCTACTTCCCCCGACGGCGACCCCGCACGGTACGCTTCACGATGGGCGACCCCCACACCGATTCCTACAGCCGCTTGTATGGCGATCGCGTCGTTGATGTGATCAATGCCCTGCGTCTTCCCCGGTATGGTCTGGGCCAATACATCGCCCCCGAACCGAACCCCCCCGCCAATCCCCCCGAAGCCCAACAACTGGCTAACCTGTCCCACGCTGGACAGCGGTTGATGGGATTTTGCCGTACCAATTTATTTAAACGCCTAGAAAGTAGCGGCGCAGCATTCTTGCAGTCCATCGAGCGGCATTTACTCCGCAATGAAGTGTACTTGTATGCGATCGCTCACGATCTCCCCCTCCCGATCGGCTCCCAGGACGCGGCCTTACTCGACACCCAAGATGCCGATCCCGATGCGCTCCTACAGCAGGATTGGGAAGACGAGTCAGAGGTGGAGGATCGCGATTCCCAGCTCGGTTCCCCCTTTGGCCAACGGGCCGCCGCGATCTATGACCGCTATCGTGAGCAATACCCGCAGCGGTTTAAATGGTTGCGGGCGAATCTTTTCGGGCCACAACTGGCGGAACATTTAGCCGACGATGCCCAAGCCCTGCGGAGTATTCTCAACCTCGCGGGGGAGTGGAACCCAGCGACCGATCGCAAATTAGCGGCCTTGGTGAATGTCCTCCAAGGGCAGCATCCCAACGAGAAAGTGCTGATTTTCACCCAGTTTGCGGACACGGCAAAGTATCTAGGGGAGGCATTAGCAAACCAGGGCATTGAGCGGCTAGCGGTGGCGACGGGCCAATCCTCCGACCCCACGGCCCTAGCGTGGCGATTTAGTCCGGTGAGTAATCAACGACCGATCGCACCCCAGGAGCAGATACGGGTCCTCATCGCCACTGATGTGCTCAGTGAGGGGCAAAACCTTCAGGACTGCGCGATTATTTTAAATTACGATTTGCCTTGGGCGATTATTCGGCTCATTCAGCGGGCGGGGCGGGTCGATCGCATCGGTCAAGAGGCAGTAGATATTATGTGCTATTCATTTTTACCGGCGGATGGGGTGGAGCGGTTGATTAATTTGCGGGGGCGATTGCGCGATCGCCTCCAGGAAAATCAGGACGTGGTGGGAACCGATGAGGCTTTTTTTGAGGACGAGCAAAGCCGCGAAATGCTGTTAAATCTGTACCATGAACGATCCGGGGTCTTGGATGAGGAGGACGAAGACGGCGAAGTTGATCTCACCTCCGAGGCGTTGCAGATTTGGCAAAGTGCGATCGCTGCCAATCCCCGGCTCAAAGCAGAAATCGAAGCCCTGCCCGATGTGGTCTATGCCACCCGTCCCCACGAACCCACCGGCCTTGATCCCGAAGGGGTCTTACTCTATCTGCGCACCAACAGCGGCACCGATGCCCTCGCCTGGGTGGATCGCCACGGCAACAGCGTCACCCAATCCCAGATGCGGATCTTGCGGATGGCGCGATGCAGCCTCGACACGCCCCCGCTACCGCGCGATCGCGACCATCACGAACTCGTCAAGCGTGGCGGCGAACTGATCACCGAGCAGAGCAAAACCCTACCGGGAACCCTCGGCAATCCCCGCAGCGCCGCCGCCCGCACCTACAATCGCCTCTTAGCCTATAGCCAACATCGCCGCGAAACCGAGCCACTATTCACCCAAGGCAAGGAATGGGAGACCTTAGAGCGGGCCATTGAAGGCATCCATCAATACCCGTTAAAACAGCAGGCGATCGCCCGTCTGAAGCGAGAATTACGCTCCGGCATTAGCAATGAACAACTGGCGCATTTAGTCCGCGTCCTCTGGGAGGAAAACCTGTTATGCGTGATGGACACAGAAGAACAGCAGCCAGGGGCGCAGGTGATTTGCTCGCTGGGGTTGTTTCGGGGCTAG
- a CDS encoding (Fe-S)-binding protein: MSTSSTSSNPQSFLNAPLDAGITDLGGHDGFDAQDPPRPDLINTCIHCGFCLSTCPSYRVLGTEMDSPRGRIYLMDAINKGETPLNAATSQHFDSCLGCLACVSTCPSGVKYDELIAATRPQVERNQPRNGWERGLRSLIFNLFPYPARLRPLLVFLWLYQVSGLQAIVRQTGILKQLFPRLAAMESILPRLNWGMIFSDQLPDVIPAQGEKRYRVGMVLGCVQRLFFSPVNEATARVLTANGCEVVIPKTQGCCAALPAHQGQEAQAADLARQMVASFADLDLDYIVINAAGCGHTLKEYEHILRHDAGDRDRGAAFSAKVRDVHEFLAEVGLTAPLSPLTDGELAVVYQDACHLIHGQRITSQPRQLLQQIPGVTLREPVDAALCCGSAGVYNLLQPEVADELGQQKVANLLNTGADLIASPNPGCSLQIRKHLQGRGDAIALYHPIELLDRSLRNVGLEG, encoded by the coding sequence ATGTCAACGTCCTCGACTTCCTCCAATCCTCAGTCTTTTCTCAATGCGCCCCTCGATGCGGGGATTACAGACCTAGGCGGTCACGATGGTTTTGATGCCCAAGACCCGCCCCGCCCCGACCTGATCAATACCTGCATTCATTGCGGATTTTGTTTATCGACCTGCCCTAGTTATCGTGTTTTGGGGACAGAAATGGATTCGCCTCGCGGTCGGATTTACCTCATGGATGCGATCAACAAGGGAGAAACTCCGTTAAATGCGGCGACAAGCCAACATTTTGATAGTTGTCTGGGGTGCTTGGCTTGTGTGTCTACCTGTCCGTCGGGGGTGAAATATGACGAATTAATCGCGGCGACGCGGCCCCAGGTGGAACGGAACCAGCCCCGCAATGGGTGGGAACGGGGCTTGCGATCGCTCATTTTCAACCTCTTTCCCTATCCGGCTCGGTTGCGGCCGTTGTTGGTATTTCTCTGGCTCTATCAGGTGAGCGGGTTACAAGCGATCGTCCGCCAGACCGGGATTTTAAAGCAACTCTTTCCCCGGTTGGCGGCGATGGAATCGATTTTGCCCCGGCTGAATTGGGGGATGATTTTTTCGGATCAATTACCGGACGTGATCCCGGCCCAGGGGGAGAAACGCTATCGCGTCGGGATGGTGCTGGGCTGTGTGCAGCGGTTGTTTTTCTCGCCGGTGAATGAGGCGACGGCGCGGGTGTTGACGGCCAATGGGTGCGAAGTGGTGATTCCGAAAACCCAGGGTTGCTGTGCGGCACTCCCGGCCCACCAAGGACAAGAGGCCCAAGCGGCGGATCTCGCCCGGCAGATGGTGGCGAGTTTTGCGGATCTGGATTTGGATTATATCGTGATTAATGCGGCGGGCTGTGGTCATACCTTGAAGGAATACGAACATATTTTGCGCCATGATGCGGGCGATCGCGATCGCGGTGCGGCATTTTCAGCGAAGGTGCGCGATGTCCATGAATTTCTCGCGGAAGTGGGATTAACCGCGCCCCTGTCGCCGTTGACCGATGGCGAATTAGCCGTGGTCTATCAAGATGCCTGTCATCTGATCCACGGCCAACGGATTACGAGCCAACCCCGCCAACTGTTGCAGCAAATTCCGGGGGTGACGCTGCGCGAGCCTGTGGATGCGGCGCTCTGTTGCGGCAGTGCGGGGGTGTATAACCTGCTTCAGCCAGAGGTGGCCGATGAGTTGGGACAGCAAAAGGTGGCGAATCTGCTCAATACGGGGGCGGATTTGATCGCGTCTCCCAATCCCGGCTGTTCGCTGCAAATCCGCAAACATTTACAGGGCCGAGGCGATGCGATCGCGCTCTACCATCCCATCGAACTCTTGGATCGCTCCCTGCGGAATGTGGGGCTTGAGGGATAA